The sequence below is a genomic window from Kitasatospora kifunensis.
CCGTCCAGGCCGCGGCGCCGGCCGCCCGGCAGGCGGACGGCGAGTCGCCGCAGGTGGACACCGCCGGCCGGTTCGGCGCGTTCCGCCAGGCCCTCCAGGGGGCGCAGCCCGCCACGGTGACCGCGCCGTCGGTACCGCTCACGACCCCTGCGGCGGATGCACCCGCCGACTTCCCGAACACGTTGGAGGACAACACCTGATGACCAGCTCCACCGACCGCGACCTCGACTGGCTGCTGGAGAACCTGCTGGCCAACACGCCCGACTGCCGGCACGCCCTGGTGCTGTCGGCGGACGGCCTCAAGCTCTGCCACAGCTCCGGCCTGAGTGCCGATCAGGCCGACCAGCTGGCCGCGATAGCCTCCGGCATCCAGAGCCTGGCGCGCGGCGCCTCGATCGAGTTCGGTGACGGCAGCGGCGGGGTGCGCCAGTCGATGACCGAGTTCCACGGCGGCATCCTGTGCATAGTGGAGACCGGCCACGGGGCGCACCTGGCGGTGGTCACCGACGAGAGCGCGGATGTCGGCGTGGTCGGCCACAACATGCACGGCCTGGTCGAGCAGATCGGCGAGTTCCTGAGCGCGCCGCCGCGCGGGAACGACACCACCGCGCACGCGTGACGCCGCCCCTGCGGCCGGGCGGGTTCGAGGACGGCCCGGACCGGCTGTACACGGTGACCCGGGGGCG
It includes:
- a CDS encoding roadblock/LC7 domain-containing protein, with the protein product MTSSTDRDLDWLLENLLANTPDCRHALVLSADGLKLCHSSGLSADQADQLAAIASGIQSLARGASIEFGDGSGGVRQSMTEFHGGILCIVETGHGAHLAVVTDESADVGVVGHNMHGLVEQIGEFLSAPPRGNDTTAHA